One genomic region from Camelus dromedarius isolate mCamDro1 chromosome 17, mCamDro1.pat, whole genome shotgun sequence encodes:
- the ITIH3 gene encoding inter-alpha-trypsin inhibitor heavy chain H3 — translation MASAQWPCLVLALLSSLAVSGFPRSPPWPLGKRSLPEGVVNGIEVYSTKITCKVTSRFAHNVVTTRAVNHADTAKEVSFNVELPKTAFITNFTLTIDGVTYPGNVKEKEVAKKQYEKAVSQGKTAGLVKASGRKLEKFTVSVNVASGSKVTFELTYEELLKRHKGKYEMYLKVQPKQLVKHFEIKADIFEPQGISTLDAEASFITNDLLGSALTKSFSGKKGHVSFKPSLDQQRSCPTCTDSLLKGDFIITYDVNRESPANVQIVSGYFVHFFAPQGLPVVPKNVVFVIDISGSMHGRKMEQTKDALLKILEDMKEDDYLNFILFSGSVTTWKDSLVQATPENIQEARKFVMNIHDQGLTNINDGLLRGISMLNKAREEHIVPERSTSIVIMLTDGDANTGESRPEKIQENVRNAIGGKFPLYNLGFGNNLNYNFLESMALENHGLARRIYEDSDANLQLQGFYEEVANPLLTDVEVEYPKNAIQDLTQNTYQHFYDGSEIVVAGRLADEDINNFKADVKGYGAINDLTFTEEVDMKEMEKALQERDYIFGDYIERLWAYLTIKQLLEKRKNAHGKEKENLTAQALDLSLKYHFVTPLTSMVVTKPEDNENQMDIADKPGEGPMDAGVIPSMAYQTSYQPPQTPYYYVDGDPHFIIQLPEKDDAICFNIDEDPGTVLRLIQDPVTGLTVNGQIIGEKRDSLNSQTRKTYFGKLGIASTQMDFRIEVTPAKITLWNGVAQSTFSWLDTVKVTQDGLSVTINRKKNIVVSFGDGVTFVVILHQVWKKEPVHQDFLGFYVVDSRRMSAQTHGLLGQFFHPFDFEVSDIHPGSDPTKPDATMVVKNHWLTVTRGSQKDYRKDISVGTKVACWFVHNNGQGLIDGVHSDYIVPDLF, via the exons ATGGCATCTGCTCAGTGGCCCTGCCTTGTCTTGGCCCTGCTCTCCAGCTTGGCAGTCTCTGGCTTCCCGAGAAGCCCGCCCTGGCCGCTTGGG AAACGGAGCCTCCCGGAAGGG GTGGTCAATGGCATCGAGGTCTACAGCACCAAGATCACTTGCAAGGTGACCTCCCGCTTCGCTCACAATGTTGTCACCACCAGGGCCGTCAACCATGCAGACACGGCCAAGGAGGTCTCTTTCAATGTGGAGCTGCCCAAGACAGCCTTCATCACCAATTTCACCTT GACCATCGATGGCGTTACGTACCCTGGGAATGTCAAGGAGAAGGAAGTTGCCAAGAAGCAGTATGAAAAGGCCGTGTCCCAGGGCAAGACGGCCGGCTTGGTCAA GGCCTCTGGGAGGAAGCTGGAGAAATTCACAGTCTCAGTCAACGTGGCTTCAGGCAGCAAGGTCACCTTTGAGCTAACCTACGAGGAGCTGCTGAAGAGGCACAAGGGCAAGTATGAGATGTACCTCAAGGTCCAGCCCAAGCAACTGGTCAAGCACTTTGAG ATCAAGGCAGACATCTTCGAGCCCCAGGGCATCAGCACGCTGGATGCTGAAGCCTCATTCATCACTAATGACCTCCTGGGCAGTGCCCTCACCAAGTCCTTCTCAGGGAAAAAG GGCCATGTGTCCTTCAAGCCCAGCTTGGACCAACAGCGCTCATGCCCAACCTGTACGGACTCCCTCCTCAAAGGAGATTTCATTATCACCTATGATGTGAACAGAGAGTCTCCAGCCAATGTACAG aTAGTCAGTGGCTACTTTGTGCACTTCTTCGCACCTCAAGGCCTTCCGGTGGTGCCCAAGAATGTGGTCTTTGTGATTGACATCAGTGGCTCCATGCACGGTCGGAAAATGGAGCAG ACAAAGGATGCCCTCCTCAAAATTCTGGAGGATATGAAAGAGGATGACTACCTGAATTTCATCCTGTTCAGTGGAAGTGTGACCACTTGGAAAGATAGTTTAGTTCAAGCCACTCCTGAGAACATCCAGGAGGCCAGGAAATTTGTGATGAATATTCACGATCAAGGAT TGACCAACATCAACGATGGGCTGCTGAGGGGCATCAGCATGCTGAACAAGGCCCGGGAGGAGCACATAGTCCCAGAGAGGAGCACCTCCATCGTCATCATGTTGACTGACGGAGACGCCAACACAG GTGAAAGCAGACCTGAAAAAATCCAAGAGAATGTGCGGAATGCTATTGGGGGCAAGTTCCCCTTGTATAACTTGGGCTTTGGCAACAATCTGAATTACAACTTCCTGGAGAGTATGGCCTTGGAGAACCATGGGCTTGCCCGGCGCATTTATGAGGATTCCGATGCCAACTTGCAGTTACAG GGCTTCTATGAGGAGGTGGCCAACCCGCTACTGACGGATGTGGAGGTAGAATACCCCAAGAACGCCATCCAGGACCTCACCCAGAATACTTACCAGCACTTCTACGACGGCTCTGAGATTGTGGTGGCTGGGCGCCTGGCAGATGAGGACATAAACAACTTTAAGGCGGATGTGAAGGGCTACGGG gccATCAATGACCTGACCTTCACTGAGGAGGTGGACATGAAGGAGATGGAGAAGGCCCTGCAGGAGAGGGACTACATTTTCGGGGACTATATTGAGCGGCTCTGGGCCTACCTCACCATCAAGCAGCTGCTGGAGAAACG CAAGAACGCCCATGGCAAGGAGAAGGAGAACCTCACAGCCCAGGCCCTGGACCTGTCCCTCAAGTACCACTTCGTGACTCCACTGACCTCCATGGTGGTGACCAAGCCTGAGGACAATGAGAACCAGATGGACATTGCCGACAAGCCCGGGGAAG GGCCTATGGATGCAGGAG TGATCCCCTCCATGGCTTACCAGA CCAGCTACCAGCCTCCTCAGACACCCTACTATTATG TGGATGGGGACCCCCACTTCATCATCCAACTTCCAGAGAAGGACGATGCCATCTGCTTCAACATTGATGAAGACCCAGGCACAGTGCTGCGCCTCATTCAGGACCCTGTCACAG GCCTCACAGTTAATGGGCAGATCATCGGTGAGAAGAGAGATAGCCTGAACTCCCAGACCAGAAAGACTTACTTTGGCAAATTGGGCATTGCCAGCACTCAGATGGACTTCCGCATTGAGGTGACACCGGCAAAGATCACGCTATGGAACGGGGTGGCACAGAGCACGTTCAGCTGGCTGGACACAGTCAAAGTCACACAGGATGG ACTGTCTGTGACGATCAACAGGAAGAAGAACATAGTGGTCTCCTTCGGAGATGGGGTTACCTTTGTGGTCATCCTGCACCAGGTGTGGAAGAAGGAGCCCGTCCACCAAGACTTCCTGGGCTTCTATGTGGTGGACAGTCGCCGGATGTCAGCACAGACACATGGGCTGCTGG GACAATTCTTCCACCCCTTTGACTTTGAAGTGTCTGACATCCACCCAGGCTCTGACCCCACAAAGCCAGATGCCACAATGGTGGTGAAGAACCATTGGCTGACCGTCACCAG gggCTCCCAGAAAGACTACAGGAAGGACATCAGTGTTGGCACAAAGGTTGCCTGCTGGTTCGTCCACAACAATGGGCAAGGGCTGATCGACGGTGTCCACAGCGACTACATTGTCCCTGACCTGTTCTGA
- the ITIH1 gene encoding inter-alpha-trypsin inhibitor heavy chain H1 has protein sequence MGLRGLFCLCLVSLLALQAVPAQGSPTGSPKGIKNRQPVDTSVDGVVIRSLKVNCKVTSRFAHYVITSQVVNSANEAKEVAFDVEIPRTAFISDFAITADENTFVGDIKDKVTAWKQYRKAAISGENAGLVRASGRTMEQFAIHITVGPRSKATFRLTYEEVLRRRFMQYDIIIKVKPKQLVQHFEIDVDIFEPQGISKLDAQASFLSKEQAAQLIKKSFSGKKGHVLFRPTVGQQQSCPSCSTTLLKGDFKVTYDVNRDKLCDLLVTNNHFAHFFAPQNLTKLNKNVVFVIDISSSMEGQKLKQTKEALLKILGDMRPGDYFNLVLFGSAVVSWRDSLVQATAANLDAAQNFVRRFSLAGSTNMNDGLLQGIEILNKAQGSLPELSNHASILIMLTDGEPTEGVTDRSQILKNVRKAIQGRFPLYNLGFGHNLDLNFLEVMSLENNGRAQRIYEDHDATQQLQGFYDQVANPLLTDVELLYPQDTVSALTQHHHKQYYEGSEIMVAGRIADHKLSSFKGDVRAYREGQEFKTTCLVDEEEMKKLLQERGHILENHVERLWAYLTIQELLDKRMKLKGEEKANVSAKALKMSMDYQFVTPLTSMTIRGMADQDGHEPIIDKPLEDSPPLEMLGPRKTFVLAASQPSPTRPSSNTPHLPNKVTYVDTDPHFIIHVPQKKDALCFNINEEPGVVLNLVQDPDTGFSVNGQLIGKEARSPGQHEATYFGRLGIANPATGFQLEVTPQNITLNPGSGGPVFSWRDQASLRQDEVVVTINRKRNLVVSVEDRGTFEVVLHRVWKGSAVHQDFLGFYVLDSHRMSARTHGLLGQFFHPFDYQVSDLHPGTDPTKTDATMVVKNRRLTVTRGLQKDYSKDPRHGTEVTCWFIHNNGDGLIDGIHTDYIVPDIF, from the exons AATCGACAGCCTGTGGACACA AGTGTCGACGGCGTGGTCATCCGGAGTTTGAAAGTCAACTGCAAAGTCACCTCTCGCTTTGCCCACTATGTCATCACCAGCCAAGTGGTCAACAGCGCCAATGAAGCCAAGGAAGTGGCCTTCGATGTGGAAATCCCCAGGACAGCCTTCATTAGTGACTTTGCCAT CACAGCAGATGAAAACACATTTGTTGGGGACATAAAGGACAAAGTGACTGCCTGGAAGCAGTACCGGAAAGCAGCCATCTCAGGAGAGAACGCCGGCCTCGTCAG GGCCTCGGGGAGAACGATGGAGCAGTTCGCCATCCACATCACTGTCGGTCCCCGGAGCAAGGCCACGTTCCGGCTGACCTACGAGGAGGTGCTGAGGCGACGGTTTATGCAGTATGACATCATCATCAAGGTCAAGCCCAAGCAGCTCGTGCAGCATTTTGAG ATTGACGTAGACATCTTCGAGCCCCAGGGGATCAGCAAGCTGGATGCCCAGGCCTCCTTCCTCAGCAAGGAACAGGCAGCCCAACTGATCAAGAAGTCCTTCTCAGGGAAAAAG GGTCACGTGCTTTTCCGCCCCACAGTGGGCCAGCAGCAATCTTGCCCTTCATGCTCTACGACCTTGCTGAAAGGGGACTTCAAGGTGACCTATGATGTCAATCGGGACAAGCTCTGCGACCTCCTG GTCACCAATAACCACTTTGCCCACTTCTTTGCCCCGCAAAACCTGACGAAACTGAACAAGAACGTGGTTTTTGTGATTGACATCAGCTCCTCCATGGAAGGCCAGAAATTGAAGCAG ACCAAGGAGGCACTCCTTAAAATCCTGGGGGACATGCGGCCAGGGGACTACTTCAACCTGGTCCTCTTTGGGTCTGCAGTGGTGTCATGGAGGGACTCGCTGGTGCAGGCAACCGCCGCCAATCTGGACGCGGCTCAGAACTTCGTGCGGCGTTTCTCCCTGGCCGGGT CTACAAACATGAATGATGGTTTGCTCCAGGGAATTGAGATCTTGAACAAAGCTCAGGGAAGCCTCCCAGAACTCAGCAACCATGCCTCCATTCTCATCATGTTGACAGACGGCGAGCCCACAGAGG GGGTGACGGATCGTTCTCAAATCCTCAAGAATGTCCGCAAGGCCATCCAGGGCAGGTTCCCGCTCTACAACTTGGGCTTCGGCCACAACTTGGACTTGAACTTCCTGGAGGTCATGTCCCTAGAGAACAACGGACGTGCCCAGAGGATCTATGAAGACCATGATGCCACCCAGCAGCTGCAG GGTTTCTACGACCAGGTAGCCAACCCCTTGCTGACGGATGTGGAGTTGCTGTACCCCCAGGATACCGTCTCAGCCCTGACCCAGCACCACCATAAACAGTACTATGAAGGCTCGGAGATCATGGTGGCTGGGCGCATCGCTGACCACAAACTGAGCAGCTTCAAAGGAGATGTGCGGGCTTACAGG GAGGGCCAAGAATTCAAGACAACCTGCCTGGTGGATGAggaagagatgaagaaactgctCCAAGAGCGGGGCCACATCCTGGAGAACCATGTCGAACGCCTATGGGCCTACCTCACCATCCAGGAGCTGCTGGACAAGCG GATGAAGCTGAAGGGGGAGGAGAAGGCCAATGTGTCAGCCAAGGCCCTGAAGATGTCAATGGACTATCAGTTCGTGACCCCGCTGACCTCAATGACCATCAGGGGCATGGCGGACCAGGACGGCCATGAGCCCATCATTGACAAGCCTCTGGAGG atTCTCCACCCTTGG AGATGCTGGGACCCAGAAAGA CATTTGTGTTAGCGGCCTCGCAGCCTTCTCCAACGCGCCCCAGCTCCAACACCCCACATTTGCCAAACAAAGTGACCTACG TGGACACTGACCCCCACTTCATCATCCACGTGCCCCAGAAGAAGGACGCCCTATGCTTCAATATCAACGAGGAGCCTGGAGTGGTCCTCAACCTGGTGCAGGACCCTGACACAG GCTTCTCAGTGAATGGGCAGCTCATTGGCAAGGAGGCCCGAAGCCCTGGACAGCATGAGGCCACGTACTTTGGACGGCTGGGGATCGCAAACCCCGCAACAGGCTTTCAGCTGGAAGTGACTCCTCAGAACATTACGCTGAACCCTGGCTCCGGTGGACCCGTGTTCTCCTGGAGGGACCAGGCCTCACTGCGGCAGGACGA GGTGGTGGTGACCATCAACAGGAAGAGGAACCTGGTGGTGTCTGTGGAGGACAGGGGCACCTTTGAGGTCGTCCTGCACCGGGTATGGAAGGGGAGTGCTGTCCACCAGGACTTCCTGGGCTTCTACGTGCTGGATAGTCACAGGATGTCAGCGCGGACGCATGGGCTGCTGG GACAATTCTTCCATCCCTTTGATTACCAAGTGTCCGACCTCCATCCAGGCACTGACCCCACAAAAACAGACGCCACAATGGTGGTGAAGAACCGCCGGCTAACAGTCACTAG GGGCTTACAAAAAGACTACAGCAAGGACCCCCGGCATGGGACTGAGGTGACCTGCTGGTTCATCCACAACAATGGGGATGGACTGATTGACGGCATTCACACTGACTATATTGTCCCTGACATCTTCTGA